The sequence CGACCGCATACTTTCCGGCATCGTTTATCGGGCTCACCTTCGACTGCCAGCTTCTCCCAAAGCGCTCGTTGAGCTCTTTGGGGGAGCGGTAGTTCAAAAGAGCCATTCTTCTGGCAAGTGCCAAGCCCTTATGGGGGCCAAAGCCCGGCTTGGCCTGGTAGTAGTGCCCGTCCTTGAAATTCGCATCCGATCTAATTGCCTCTAGCTGAACTGTGTTGAGCGCAATCTGGTCAGCCGTTGCATAGGGCGGAGCCGCAAGAATTGCCAGCCTCCCAAGCGAGTCGGGGTTAGTGATCGCCATTTCTAGAGCGTGCATGCCCGCCATCGATCCTCCGATAATGGCAAACCACTTACTGATTCCCAATTGATTTCCAAGCTCCACAAAAGCATCCGCCTGATCACGAATCGTGAGCCATGGAAAATCGGAGCCGTATTCAATCCCCTTTGGGTTCAAAGATGCGGGCCCGGTGGAACCCTGGCAGCCACCCAAAACATTTGGCGTGATTACAAAAAACCGATCGGTGTCAACCGCCAGCCCCGGGCCAATGAGGCCATTCCACCAACCCGATGTTAGGTGTCCTGGGCCAGAATTCCCTGAGGTGTGACTGTCTCCGGTGAGGGCGTGCAACACTAAAACCGCATTTGATTTATCCGCGTTTAGCTCACCCCAGCTTTCATAGGCCAGTCGCGCTCTTTGAAGCACTTGGCCTGATTCGAGCCTGATGTCAAACGCCTCGGAGAACTTGCGATTGCCTAATTCATCCCCAGCCATAAAGGCTCCGGAGGCCGGAGGCCTTCCAACCAGCTGACGACGCTGCTCCTCGGTAATAAATTCCGAGGGAGCAGAGTCTTCAGATAACTGGAAATCCATTACTTGGCAGCCGCAAAACCCTTCTGCAGATCAATAATTAGATCGTCATAGGTTTCGAGGCCAACCGAAAGCCTGACCATGCCGGTTGTTACACCGGCTGAGGCAAGATCCTCGGGTGAAAGCTGAGAGTGAGTGGTCGAAGCGGGGTGAATTACCAGTGAGCGAACGTCGCCGATGTTGGCAACGTGACTGAACAGCTCCAGTCCTTCGACGAACTTGATTCCGGACTCTACGCCGCCGGCGATTTCGAACGAGACAATGGCACCGGCACCCTTTGGGGAGTAGAGCTTTTGGGCCTCGTGGTAGGGGCTTGATTCAAGCCCTGCGAAGTTGACGCTCAAAACCTGCGGCTGAGCTTCGAGCCACTTGGCAACTTTGGTCGCGTTTTCTACGTGACGCTCCATTCTGAGGCTCAAAGTCTCGATGCCCTGAATCAGCGAGAAGGCCGTGTCAGGCGAAACCGCAGCACCAATATCGCGCAGTAGTTGCACGCGGGCCTTGATTATGTAGGCAATTCCATCGCCTAGGGCCTCGGTGTAGACCACGCCATGGTAGCTGGGGTCTGGCTTGGTGAGTCCTGGGAACTTATCGGATTTTGACCATTCGAATTTGCCACCATCAACAATGGCGCCAGCCACTACTGTGCCGTGGCCACCCAAGAACTTTGTGGCCGAGTGCACGACGATATCGGCGCCGAACTCGAAGGGCTTCACCAAATAGGGGGTAGCCACAGTGTTATCAACTATTAGCGGCACTCCGTTTTTATGAGCCAGATCCGCAACCTTGCGAATGTCGAGGATTGAGACCTTTGGGTTTCCGATGGTCTCTGCGAAAAACAACTTGGTGTTTGGCCGAACTGCTGCTTGCCACTGAGCCGCGTCATCCTGGTCTGTGACAAAAGTGGCCTCGATGCCGATTTTCTTCAAGGTGTATTTGAAAAGGTTGTAGGTGCCGCCATACAGCTGGGCGCTTGCCACGATGTGATCGCCGGCTTCTGCAATATTCAGAACTGCAAAGGTGGTGGCGGACTGGCCCGATGCTAGCAAGAGTGCTGCGGTGCCGCCTTCTAGAGCCGCAATGCGCTTCTCAGCGACATCCTGAGTCGGGTTCATGATGCGGGTGTAAATGTTTCCAAATTCGGCCAGACCGAATAGTTTCCTGGCGTGCTCAGCAGAGTTGAATGTGTAGGCGGTGGTCTTGTAGATCGGAACCGCTCTGGCGTTGGTGGCGGGGTCACTAACTGCGCCAGCGTGAATCTGAGTAGTCTCAAAACCCCAGTTTGGGTTAGTAGTCATTGTTTTATCCTCGTGTTTTGGTGGAAATCTCTTAGGTGGCTATGAATAAAGTAACTGCGAATACCCCAACTATGAACTAGTGAGGCGCAAGGGTCAATTCATTCGGTAACTAGACGTAACTTTATCTCAGATGCGCAAGCGCCAAACCTGCTAGCAGGCTTGCGCAAAGGGGCAGCACCGAGTCGTCAAACTGAGCTCTAGTGCTGTGGTTTGTGGGGGCGGTATCGGGGTCGATCTCTGGCGGACAAGCCCCAACAAAAACAAAGGCCCCGGGCACCTGATGCACAATAGAAGCGAAATCCTCACCGCCGGCCATCGGGGTCGGCATTGTTGAATAACTGGATTCACCCACAAGTTCTTTGGCCACCTGCTCTACAACCTCTATGGCTTTGGGGTCATTCATCAAAACTTTTGTGGCCCTAGAGAATTCGAGCGTTGCGGTCACGCCATAATTTTTGGCAATCGAGTGAATTAGCTCGGGGGCCAATTGGTGAAGCAGCTGAGTGTTTCGCTCGGAGAAGGTCCGCACTGTCGCACCAAAACTTGCGGTATCCGGAATCACGTTGGTGGTAGCAGTATCTCCCGCTCGAATCCAGCCGACGTTGAGGATAACCGGATCAAATTGATCAAAACGCTTATTTAGCATCACCTGAAGTGCGGAAATGGCTTCCACCATCGGGGTTACCGGATCTTTTGAAAGCCAGGGCATCGAGCCGTGGCCGCCAGCACCAAAAAATGTTACGTTCAAATCTCCGGCGCTCGCCATCATCGGCCCAGCCTTGGAGGTTACGACCCCAAGCGGTAGTGAGGTGAAAACATGCAGACCGTAGGCTGCAATTGGGCGCTCGCCACTTAGCTCCAAGAACCCCTCTTCAATCATGATGTCGGCTCCATGGTGACCCTCTTCGCCGGGTTGAAACCAAATTAGGACATTGCCCTTCAGGTTTTCTCTTTCCTCAAATAACAGCCGCGCTGCCCCAACGGCGGCGGCCATGTGGAGATCGTGACCACAGGCGTGCATAAAGCCATTGGTGGATGCAAACGCAAGCCCGGTTTCTTCTTTTACGCTCAAAGCATCCATGTCGGCGCGCAGCAGAATTGTTGGCCCAGGTTTACCACCTCGAATCAAAAGCCCAATCGAATTTAGGCCCTTACCGAGGGTTATCTCACCCAGATCCCCCACTGCTTCTAGAAGACGAGCCTGAGTTTTGGGCAATCTAAGGGCAAACTCGGGTATCTGGTGCAACTGTCTTCGGAGCTCGACTAGCTCTTCTTTTAGGGTTTGGGCTCTTAGCAGCAGCTCTTGACTTGTGGGCATTTGGGCTCCCTTTCGCGTCTAATAATCTTTGCACTTTTACTATTGAGACATGTTCTTCAATCAAATGCACATTCGTTGGCAGGAATTACTGGCTCCGCAAGCTGAGTTACTTGCGGAGATTGAAGCCAGGGTGATGGCCGATTTAGACTCAATTCCTCAGGCCAAGCTCGTCATGAGGGCTTTCGAGCTGCCGCCAGAGGATTACCGAGTACTGATTGTTGGTCAGGATCCATACCCCAATCCACTCCACGCAACGGGCTTGGCTTTTGTAGTTCCGCCCGGCACTCACCCGCTACCACCAACCCTGGCAAACATATTTCGGGAGCTCAGAAGCGATTTGGGGGAGTTTATGGTCAAAACCGGTGATATCTCCCCCTGGGCCAATCGGGGAGTGATGCTACTGAATCGGCATTTAACCACCAAGGGTCAAAACTCCGCGGGCCACTTATTATTCGGCTGGGATAAGTTCACCACTTCGGCCGTGTCAGCGCTAGAAAGCGTCCGCGGCGAGAAACTGGTAGCAATTCTTTGGGGCCTTCGGGCTCAACAACTAAAGCCGCAATTATCCAATTCAACGCTGTTGCAAAGTGCGCACCCTTCACCACTTTCGAGCTACCGAGGGTTTTTTGGTTCAAAACCTTTTTCTAAAACCAATCGGGCTTTGATTCAGATGGGAGAAGCCCCCATCGATTGGAGCGCTTAGTCAGATGGCAGCTAGCTCTTGGCTACCTTTATCTCGCGCATTCTAGAATTTAGGATCTCAAGGGCATTAGAACCTAGGCCCTGGCTGGTAATCAAAACATCGGCTGCCTCGAAGCTTGCGAAAGATGAAAAGCCTCGGATTCCCCACTTGGTGTGATCTGCCATTATCACTTTCAAGCTGGCGTGCCGCATTACTTCGCGGTTGGTTTCTGACTCCACCAGGTTGGGAGAGGAAAAACCGAACTCGCTATCGATTCCGTGGGTCCCCATGAAGACTATGTCTAGGTTAAATCTCGCAAATACCTCGGCGGTCAAGTTCCCGACCAAAGAATCTGTGGGGGTTCTAACCCCTCCGGCCAAAACTACTATTTGGTCTGACTTGGGGCTTTGAGCAAAAAGGTCAGAGATCGGCACCGAGTTGGTCACGATGGTGAGTGAGGGCATATCAACCAGCTTCTTGGCCAGAGCATAGACCGAGCTGCCGCCCATCAGTGCGATGGCCTGACCGGGCCGAATCATCGAACTTGCAATATCGGCCATGGCCTCTTTCGCCAGCTGTTCTTTTTTGGAATTAATCGAAAAAGGTGGCTCGAGGGTGGATGAAAGCGAGTTCGCAGTTACGCCTCCGTGGACCTTATCCACCAGTCCTTGTTCGGCGAGTGACTCTACATCGCGCCGAATGGTTACCTCGGATACTGCAAGGGCTGCCGCTAAATCTGAAATGCGGGAAGCGCCCAGCGTCCCGACCTCTTCCAAGATGCGTTTTTTCCGTTGCGCAGCTAGCAAATCTTCCCCTCAGCCTCATCAATGATTCAAGATTATGGCTAATTAGTGTTTCTTTTTCATTTCCAACTAACAAAATGATTTCTTTTGTCGTTTTTAGTTCGAAATCTTTGGTTTGAAGATAGATTCATAAGCACAAATCGTAGAACGCAAACTTGCCCTGCTTGTTGGGCCAAAAGACCCCTAATACAAGAAAACAATTTTCAATAAGCGTTAGGAATAACCCTTTCGGGTAACCCAAGAAGAAGGTTCGAATTGCCAGAGCAAGATTTTCACCACCTGCGCCAAGATGGCGTGAGTTTACTGCTTGACCTTTCTGGTCAAACCGTGCAGCTCATGCACTATGGCAAAGCGCTTGGTCAAATCGAGTCGATAAAAGATTGGCAACTTAGCCAGCAGGAGCCGGTTGCCCACGGTGAGTTAGACGAGCCAATTTGGCCGGGACTTTACCGTGAGAATTCAAGGGGAAACATTGGTCGTCCCGCCTTATTGGGACACCGCTCCGGCCTCGATTGGTCACCGAAGTTCCTCTTGATTAACGTTGACAAAGCTGAAACCTTTCTAACCGCTGTTTCGCAAGACGCTCAGGCGGGTCTTGAAATAACCAGCAAGTTTGAGTTTGTTGGAGCCGGGGTTTTGGAGATCTCCCAGACCCTAAAAAACATCGGGGCTGCTGATTATTCGCTGGATGATCTGAGCGTCATCTTGCCACTTCCAGACCAGGTTTCTGAGTCGATGGATTTTGCCGGCAGATGGGTCAAGGAGCGCCAACCGCAGCGCAGGCAGATTCAGCCCGGGATGCAGGTGCGCGAGGTGCGCGAGGGTAGATCCAGTCACGACTACACAATTATTCAAATGGCGATGACCAAAGGCGCCAATTACCAGCAGGGTGAAATTTGGTCACTCGGGTTGATGTTCTCTGGTAATTCTCGGCACTTTATCGAGCGTCAGCAATCCGGCCGCAGTTTCATTGCCGCGGGGGAACTGCTACTTCCCGGTGAGGTGATTCTGAAACCCGGCGAGAGTTATGCTGCACCAAGTGTTGCCGCCAGCTATTCCGCAAATGGTTTTGATGAACTGACAAACCGACACTACGACTGGCTTCGCTCGAGGCCAAACCACCCTAAAAGAGCGAGGCCGCTAACCCTAAATGTTTGGGAGGCGGTCTATTTTGACCACAACCTAGAAAAGCTCTCGGAGCTTGCGGATGTGGCCAAGGAAATTGGCGTGGAGCGCTTTGTGCTTGACGATGGTTGGTTTGGATCGAGACGCAACGACACCCTCGGGTTAGGTGACTGGGTCGTATCTAGCGAGGTTTGGCCAAATGGCCTTGGCCCGCTCATTGAAAAAGTAAAAAGCTGCGGCATGGAGTTTGGTCTTTGGTTTGAGGGCGAGATGGTGAACCCGGATTCTGATGTCTACCGGGCGCACCCGGATTGGATTCTCAAAATTGGTGACCGAGTGCCGCCTCTGGGTAGGTTGCAACACGTTTTGGATATCACAAACCCCGATGCCTATCAGCACGTTCTAAACCAGACCGATGCGGTTTTGAAGCAATACGAAATTTCTTATATCAAATGGGATCACAATAAATTTCTCATCGAACCTGGCCACCAGGGCAAAGCCGCGGTTCGAAACCAGACATTGGCTATCTACCGACTCTTCGATGAGCTCAAAGCAAGGCACCCCGGCTTGGAAATTGAAAGCTGCTCTTCTGGAGGCGGCAGGGTCGATCTTGGGATGGTGGGCCACGCCGACAGGTTCTGGACTTCGGATTGCAATGACGCCTTGGAGCGGCAGTACATTCAGCGCTACACCCAGTTCGCAATACCGCCGGAACTACTTGGAAGCCATATTGGCCCAACCCACTCCCACACCACCGGTAGGATCCACGACTTATCTTTCAGGGCAATTACCGCGCTGTTTGGTCACGCGGGACTCGAGTGGGATTTGACCGAGACCACCGCCGAGGAACTTAAAGTTCTAAAGACTTGGGCTAGCTACTACAAAGCCAATCGCGAACTATTGCACACCGGCAAAATGGTCCGGGTCGACCAGCAAGACGATGCGGTGTTTGTGCATGGAGTCGTTTCTAAAGACAAGACAAGGGCCATCTTTGCCTGGGTAACCCTGTCGGGTCAGGCTGGATCGCGTCCCAACGCAATTCGGTTCGAGGGCCTGGAGAACGACAAGAATTATCGGCTAAAAGCCGTCTACCCAGCCGGGGAACCGCGCTGGCAGCAGCGGGCTGCGCCCAGCTGGCTTTTGGGCGTCACCCTCTCGGGCGCAGCCCTAAGCGGCACGGGTGTGAGAGCACCAATTGTTTACCCAGAACAGGCACTACTAATAGAAATAGAGGCAATCTAATGCTCGATCACTCCAAGCTATATTTTGGCGGCGACTACAACCCTGAGCAGTGGCCCAAAGAGGTGTGGGCAGAGGATATCGCGCTCATGCAAAAGGCCAATGTTAACTTGGTTTCGTTGGGGATTTTCTCCTGGGCAAAAATTGAGCAATCCGAAGGGGTCTATACCTTTGATTGGCTGGATGAAATTATGGACCTGCTAGATCAAGGCGGCATTGCGGTGGACATGGCCACAGCGACCGCCTCACCACCGGCCTGGCTCACTCTCAAGTACCCAAGCGTTTTGCCAATCAACTTTGATGGTGTGCAGCTTTCTCATGGAGGGCGGCAGCAATATTGCGCCGCATCATCGATCTATCGGGAAAAAGCGGCAGCTTTGGTTGAGCAAATCGCCAAGCGTTACGCCAAGCACCCTGCCATCAAGATGTGGCACGTGAACAACGAATATGGTTGCCATGCCCCTTATTGCTATTGCGATGAGTCCCGTAAATCATTTGTTAATTGGCTAAAGAATCATTACGCATCGATTGAAGAGCTGAACACCTCTTGGGGGACGGACTTTTGGTCGCAGCGCTATTACAGCTGGGAAGAGATTGTGGTTCCAAAGCGCACCCCGGATGGCACCCATCCAAACCCGGGTCAACAGATTGATTTTAAGCGCTTTAGTAATGATGTCACCCTGGAGCTTTTCAAAATGGAGCGCGACATTATCAAAAAATATGACCCAATCAAACCGGTCACCACCAACTTTATGTCCATGAAGTTCACCTATGCGATGGACTATTTTGCCTGGGCCAAAGAGGTGGATTTTGTCTCTACCGATCACTACTTGGCTCAGCACGATATCGAAAATCACATCGATTTGGCGCAAATGGCGGACCTTACCCGAGCCTTTGCAAAAGGTAAGCAGTGGCTTTTGATGGAACACAGCTCTTCGGCAGTGAACTGGCAGCCAAAAAACTACGCGAAGATTCCGGGCCAAGAAATTAGAAACTCCCTTAGCTTTGTCTCTCGAGGATCCCAGGGTTCAATGTATTTCCAGTGGCGTCAATCACAAGCCGGCTCCGAGCGCATGCACTCCTCAATGCTCCCGCACGCTGGTGAAGACACCCGCGTGTTCCGCGAGGTAGCAGAGCTTGGCGCAATCTTGGCCGCTCATCCTGAAATCAGTTCCTATGAAACCGATAAGGCAGCGGTCGCCATGGTGTTTGACTACGAGCAAATTTGGGCGATGATGCAGGCAAATATGCCAACCGATGACCTGAGCTACCCCGACACGGTAGCAAGCTGGTACCGAGCGCTATATAAGGAGGGCATCAAGGTTGACTTTGTGCCAGCCAATGCCGATTTAGAAACCCTCAAGGGCTACCAGCTAGTGCTTATGCCAATGGCCCACATGCTCACTGAATCAGAAGAAAAAACCTTCACCGATTACGCAACCGGCGGTGGCAACTTGGTGGTGGGTTACTTCTCGAACATTACCGATCGAACCCTCAGGGTGAAGCTCGGCGGTTATGGCGGCAACCTAGTGAAGGACGTCATCGGGGTCTATGTCGAGGAGTACTACCCGCTTCGCGAAGCAAGCATCAAACTCTCCAATGGCTTCACCGCGAAGCTTTGGAGCGAGCTCTCGAGGCTAAACGGCGCCGAAGCCATTGCCACCTTCGAAGGTGGCGATGCCAAGGGCTCAGTGGCTTTGGCCAAGCGAGACCTTGGATCTTCGACCGCCTGGTATCAAGGCACCGAGCTGGAAGATGATTCGCAGCGCAAGTTCTTTAGCGGAATCTGCAAGGAACTTGGCATTGAAAGTGTTGGTGGAGAGCACCTGGAGATCACTAAGCGTGGACCCTTTACCTTTGAGATTGATAACGCTAAGAACACCTTCAAGGTGACGAGGGACTAGCCGCTAGGAATCTTGCATCCGGGGCAGTTTTGGTTAAGTGGCCCTAACTTATTGCTCCCTAATCGGGTTTTTTATGATTTCTAATCGGGTTATTTATGAATTAGTAGATGGGGCTGGTTGCATGTACGGCCTTGAGCAAGGCCAGGATTCTGGGCTAACTAAAGAAACCCTAGATTCTAGAATCTAGGGTTTCAGTTTAGGTTTTTTACTGCTTATTATCTGTGCGGGTAGAGGGACTTGAACCCCCACGCCTCTCGGCGCCAGAACCTAAATCTGGTGCGTCTGCCAATTTCGCCATACCCGCATTGGAACTTTGATAGCTTAGCGGTTTTTGCCCTGTGGATAACTCAAAGCAGCAATTCTGAAGATTTGGCAGAGTTCCGCTATGCAGAACTTAGAAAACGTGCTTCAGCGCACCAGGGCGCTCATTAGAACCAGCGGCATGGCGCCGCAGGGCGCCACTGCCGTTGCTATCGATGAGCTCTCAGAGAGCTCAGTCTCGGCGCTGGATGAACTATTACTTCAGCAAGACGCGATGCGAGAACTCTCGGGACTTGGGGTATTGCAGCCTTATTTGGATAATCCCAAAATTGAGGAAATTTGGATCAATAGGCCAAACGAATTGCACTTTTACGATTTCTCCGGACACCAGGTTGTCAATCTAGAGCTCAGCGCCCAAACGGTCCGTAATCTGACCTATCGAATGCTCAAATCATCGGGCCGCCGAATTGATCGGCTCACCCCTTTTGTTGATGCCGCATTGGCCGATGGGTCACGCTTACACGTGGTGATACCCGAGGTCACCAAAGAGTTTTGGTCGATAAACATTAGGAAATTTCGCAAGAGCCATCGCACCCTCTCAGACTTAGTTGCCTCCGGCACCATCACCTTGGAGCAGCAAGAAGTTTTAGCCAATGCCATCAAGGATCAAAAGAGCCTGTTGATTGCCGGTGCCACCCAGGCCGGCAAGACCACCCTGATGACGGCATTGCTAAATGAAATGCCCGCTGATGAGCGACTAGTTTCTTGCGAGGACACCTTTGAGCTATCGGTTACTCATAACGACTGGGTGGCTATGCAAACTAGGCCCGCTTCCCCGGAGGGGGCTCCCGAGATCAGCCTTCGTGAATTAGTTCGTCAAGCACTTCGCATGCGCCCCTCACGTCTTGTGATCGGCGAGGTGCGAGGGCCGGAGGCGTTGGACATGTTGGTGGCGCTGAATTCGGGCATTCCGGGCCTGTGCACCATTCACGCCTCAAGCGCCAAGGCGGCAATTAGAAAGCTTTTGACCCTGCCGCTTTTAGCGGGAGACAACATCACCGATGCTTTTTTGCGCCCAACCATAACCTCGGCTTTTGATTTGGCCATTTTTTGCAAACGTGAAGCCGATGGCACAAGAAAAGTGACAGAGATTATTGAGGTGACAAGTGAAGTTCTGGACTGAGCTGGTTGAATCGGCAGGTCTTTTTCGGCAACGAAAAGAGCTAGCTCTTCTGGTTCTCGCGCTGCCATTGCTATTTGGATTAGTCCTGTTTTTGATAACCGGTGTCCCGGGGCTTGCGGTTTGCTTGGCGCTTTTAGCGCTGGGGGCGGAAGTGGAGATTTTGCGCCTCAGGGCCAATTCGCGAAGCGCCGCCTTGGATAAAGTTTGGCCGGCTGTTTTTGACTCTTTTCAAAATGCCGCTGCGGCCGGCATTGGTCTCGAGGAGCAGCTTGAGTATCTAGCTCAAAAAGGGCCATTAATCCTTAGGCAATATTTTCAAGAGTTCGCAGTGCTTTTAGATAAGGGGGTATCCCTAGATCTGGCTAGTAATCATTTTCGAGCTCGGACCGGGCATCGCCAGGCCGATTATTTGACTCTAATGCTCGAGCTATCAAGCGAACTGGGTGGTCGCTCGATGGCAAGTAACTGGGAAAGGGCTGCCAACGAAATTAGGTCTGAGCAAGCGGTTTTGGGTCAGGTGCTCGCCAAGCAGGGCTGGGTATCCGGTAGCGCCAAAGTAGCGCTTCTGGCACCCTGGTTGATTGCTTTGGTATTAATTCAAGTGCCACAAAATAAGGTCGCCTTTGCCTCGGAGCTGGGGGCCGTGATCCTTGTTCTGGGTCTCGGGCTGAGTCTGGTGGCGTATTCGCTTGTGAATCGAATGGGCAAGCTTCCGATGCCAGGGAGGCTCTTCTATGCCAATTAGCAATCGAATCATGGCTCAGCATCTTGCGCCTGAGATCAAGGGAAAATTTGACCCAGAGCTTATTCGAGCAAGGTTCAAATCCCTTTTCAATAAAAAACCCCTAGGACAACTGGCCTTGGAAATTCCGGATGTTTTGCAGGCACTCGGGTTGCTGCTGAAAAATGGTCTGCCGGTCGGGGTGGCTCTGAGCTGGTTGTCCCCGAGGCTCTCGGGGGTTTTGGGGCAAGAGCTAAAAGCACTTGTGGCAAATCTTGAGCTTGGTGCTGATTTAGCCCAGGAAATTAGAGATCTAGCGGATCGCTCGCCGGATCCCGGGGTGATTGAGTTGGCCGAAAAACTTGTCAGCGCGATTGAGCGCGGGGCGCCAATTTCAAACCAAGTCATGCAGTTGGCCGAGTCTCAGCGGCAGCTATTGGCCAGAAATCTTTTACGAAGGGCGGGATCAAACGAAACCAAGATGCTGATTCCAACAATCTTTTTAATCTTGCCGGTGACCGTTTTGTTCGCGGTGTTTCCATCGGTTTTAGTGCTCCAAACCCAAATCTAAGAAAGGAAGAACAAATGAATAAGCTCAAAGAAGATAACGGGGATGTTCCCGGCTGGGTACTAATCACATTAATGACTGCCGGTTTGGTTGTTCTGATCTGGGCCTTTGCTGGCCCTGCACTGCAGGGGGTATTTGATCAGGCACTCAGCCGAGTGGTTTCGTTTTGAAAGATCAAGGGAATGCGATTTTGGCCACCGTGATTAATTTGACCCTCACCACGATGATCTCACTCTCGGTGATAACGCTAAGTTTTTCGGCCTATCACACTCTCTTGATTCGGGATGCTGCGGTCAAGGCTGCGAGCAGTTCGGCACTAGCCGAAACTCCGGGACAGCAAAAATATTTACTGAAGCTCTTAAAGCAATCCTTACCAATGCTTTCCAACTACCAGGTGCAGGAATTTGGCGATGATCGGTTTATCGGTTATCGAGTCAGGGCATTAGTGCCCGGGCTCGGTTTCATTAGTGAGCTTTTGCCAATAGAGGTGCAGGCCGTTGCGGCCCGCGAGATCATCTAGCGATCGGGGCTCCACCCTCATCGAAACGTTGCTGTGGAGCGCGCTCTTGCTGGCTCCGATTGGCCCGTCCTTCTTTTTATACCAACAGGTTTCCGATCAATTGGCGGCCGAATCCATTGCCATGCAGGGTCTAAGGGCTGCCATGTTGCAGCCCGAAGCCGGTTGGCAAGAGGAACTGGGTAGGCACTTGCCATTGCTAGCGCAGAGTTGGGGCAAGAGTTTGGGGTTGGCTGATTTGAGCTGTGGTGAATGTGGCCCTGGAGATCTTGTCACCCTGGAAGTGCGGGTGGGTGACGCGGTGGCGATTCAAACCGCGGGGATTGAGCCGGAGTGAGATCCGATAAAGGAACCATAGCGCCTTATATTGCAGGGCTATTGGCTCTGATGTTATTTACGATTCTTGGGTCAGTAACCGTTGGCACCAGCTTGATCGCAGCTAATCGTATTCAGGCAGTTGCCGATGCTGCGATTGTCTATGGTCACGATAGGGCTCATAAAAAAGGCATTCCCAACGAGTCGAAGCTTCGCGTAGAGATTGCTATTTTCATGCAGGCTGCACCCAGCGCCAAGCGGCTAACTGCTCTGAGCTATCGGGCAGAGATTACTGGCGAGTATTCGAATTTGGAAGTGTGTGCGAGGTTTGTGAACCCAATCGGCATCGGGGTGAATTCGGGTTTGATCTGCAGAAGCTCAAAGGCCAAGAGCTTTTTAATTCCCTGAAGCCTTTTTATGCGGTGCGTACTTAGGTAGGTAGCGCCAAAAAAGATACGCTCCTAAAAAGTTCAACAGCCCAGCCGACGCCATCGCCCCTGAAAGCCCTATGAATGCGGTTAGTAACGAGATCAGCCCGGGGGAGACCACGACACCGCCGGAGACCATGAACCTAAACGCCGCTAAGAATTCACTCCGCGAACCAGTTGGTGCAAGATCCGCCCCCAGCACCATGTTGATTCCGGCCGATAGCGCATTGGCCAAGGCTGTGACCGAGGCCAGAACCCAAAAGCTAGCCAGGTCGGTGACCATGAAGGTGAATAGGTAAACGGTGCCCAAGGTTAGAAGTGTGGGGACCGAGGACCAAAACTTGCCGTATTTATCCATGATGATGCCCGATAGGTAAAAGAGCGTGAAGTCGATAAAGCCGGTTATGCCAAAAATAAAGGATGCCGTCGCAGGGTCGATCCCAAGCTGAATCGCCAGAAGCGGCAGGCCAATCAACCGGATGGTTCTTCCGGCAGACAAGATCGCCACTGCCACCCCCAGGGTGGCCAGTTTGGGCGACTCTCTTTTGGCAACGGCCCAGATATTGCCGTTTTGTCCGGATTGAGCGGGGGCTAGGGTTCGCTTCGGTGCGCCAAATACCGTTGCAGCGGTTGCTAAGCAAATCAACGAAGCGGCCAG is a genomic window of Candidatus Aquiluna sp. UB-MaderosW2red containing:
- a CDS encoding MFS transporter, with the translated sequence MSPGEFRKRNLATSIYLPSLLFTAAEGALLPILPVSATLYGFSLAQAGIITTALMLGTLLFELPASWVNSRIGERRSMLFASIAGALITLSAFFELGYFALLMAAILFGAAHSLFGLARHSLMAELVPIRHRPKSMSLVGGMFRAGAAIGPVIGSAFISLFGLQSGYLAASLICLATAATVFGAPKRTLAPAQSGQNGNIWAVAKRESPKLATLGVAVAILSAGRTIRLIGLPLLAIQLGIDPATASFIFGITGFIDFTLFYLSGIIMDKYGKFWSSVPTLLTLGTVYLFTFMVTDLASFWVLASVTALANALSAGINMVLGADLAPTGSRSEFLAAFRFMVSGGVVVSPGLISLLTAFIGLSGAMASAGLLNFLGAYLFWRYLPKYAPHKKASGN